A genomic region of Dysgonomonadaceae bacterium PH5-43 contains the following coding sequences:
- a CDS encoding outer membrane protein OmpA-like peptidoglycan-associated protein (product_source=COG2885; cath_funfam=3.30.1330.60; cog=COG2885; pfam=PF00691; superfamily=103088), producing NSILQAQTNNNALKDKYRFQSYGIKIGVGFTIDKKKKDKVSPNIIEPEFINPYLEPINVDEEEPLNNDMAYEFDMLALAQPINRYESGVTEINRIQQIVLEEKIEILNRYPDMKILIEGFTSGEEDAHIGLERATVVKTYLINRGITPNNIQIENRGKSMQLIEEINEECRLKNRRIVITNIERRVGGY from the coding sequence AACTCGATACTGCAAGCACAAACAAATAATAATGCGCTAAAAGATAAATACAGATTTCAGTCGTATGGCATTAAAATAGGAGTAGGTTTCACTATAGATAAAAAGAAAAAAGACAAAGTCTCACCGAATATTATTGAACCTGAATTTATTAACCCCTATCTTGAACCTATTAATGTAGATGAAGAAGAGCCTCTTAATAACGATATGGCTTACGAATTTGATATGTTAGCTCTTGCGCAACCAATTAATCGTTACGAAAGTGGAGTTACAGAGATTAATCGTATTCAGCAGATAGTGTTGGAAGAGAAAATAGAGATACTTAATCGTTATCCTGATATGAAGATTCTAATCGAAGGCTTTACATCGGGAGAGGAAGATGCCCATATCGGTTTAGAAAGAGCTACAGTTGTTAAAACTTACCTTATTAATAGAGGCATTACTCCCAATAATATTCAAATAGAAAATAGAGGCAAGTCAATGCAATTAATAGAGGAAATTAATGAAGAATGTCGTCTTAAAAATAGGCGAATAGTAATTACAAACATAGAAAGGAGGGTAGGAGGTTATTAG